From the Lactuca sativa cultivar Salinas chromosome 9, Lsat_Salinas_v11, whole genome shotgun sequence genome, the window tatatgcatttttatgatttttagggtttttttgttttccaaataacccttccctatatatatatatatatatatatatatatatatatatatatatatatatatacatatgggaATAAGGAATATACATTATAGCTCCACCCAAGCTTAGCTACTTAAACTTTCTAAACTGCGTCGTTTGCAGACTGATTTACCAATACTGTGTCATTCAAAATTAAAACCCCAAATTAGGGAAGACAACAAAACACATCTCGTTTTGGGTGTATGTGGTCGTATATTCAGATGAGACGAGGAGATGGGAGCGGATTCGAAGCAATAAAAAGATATTGAGGGCATTTGTTGAAAGAAATCGGGACACAGAAGGTGTAATTGAACGTGTGTAGGTTCTCGATCCCATGTGTTGCTATGTGGTCACGGGAACACAAAAAAAGAGGGCAACCGCCGATGTTGCCGGTGTTGACCATCAGAGACGGCGAAGGCGGCGTACAGCCGGAGGTGGCCGGTGAAAGATGTAAGTGTAACCAATTTCGTATTTCTGCTATGCATGTTCAAATTGTCGATTCATATGAAGCCCTAGTCAAATTTCCTTTATTGTTAATTTACTCACTCACCAACGATTGAAGCAATTCATAGGATTTATTTATTAGTCCAGAACATTAAAACGAAGAaagtgtcacaactaggaattctgatgCGTTGTAAACACTTAACAAAGAATGACAGTGTAGCTAAAACTTGAAAACATGTATGGTGTttgttcaatgacaacaaaattccatcaaataccctatacaaacattcaaatagtcaacaaaagttggaaaccctaaaaatcccggtttaagtccattttggacaaggattttcttattgggcctaatggaccaataagcttccaatttgactattttgggcttagaactcttaaatgggccctaattggacccatttgcATGAAAATTGACATTTTGGGCCTCATAAGCCTAGAATGGACTAGTTtatctctaatgggccttattgggccataacaaatctaattagccctaatgggccataaaactcatactttgatgaatttgggccgtgaaccatcTCCAAAGACCAAATGGGCCGAAAATCATCAAAATGGGCCCATAATATGGACTCAAGAACACAAAGGCCCAAACTATTCtttttcttctccctctctcggcCCAAGTAGAAAAAAAAAGGGAAATTAGGGGATTAAGGAGGATTAGCCACCTCTTTATTACCTATGGGATTTCTATGCAAATCTCACATACTTCCATGCATCCATCCTTTCACctctctctcttctccttctcttcttcttaTCTCTCGTCCAAAgggaaaaacacacacacacacacacacaattcacttAAGCTTCTCTCAAGAACTCATAACAACTTCTTCACTTCTCCTTCAAAATTttcgagagttagggcttttcaAGAAGGTTATTCTACAATAATCATCATCATTGGTAAGTACTTCATCAAAACTTCTTCCTAACTCACACAATTTTTATGATCTACTCTTTAGAAGCTTCTTAAGTTCGAAATCAACCCAAGAAAGCTTTGCTAGGGCCAaaaaatagcatcaaactcttccctttcttcttcaaatcgaaaacaacaagcaaaggtgatttcatacccctctcttttcggttttcacaagttttatgggcgagaatacaagtaaaatgtgtagatctatgtgtatgtgtatgttatgtgtgatttcatgtgtttatgtggtaaatatgtaacaaaaatgaaagaaatatcGAGATCTATGGCTCAAGGAGGAAGATAAACATGATATAAGATatattacactaaacaagtcaagaaaaattaccctctaagGTGATAATAATcatattgcaacataaaactcatttttggactATATTTGTcgaataaacaaaagttgggttgaaAGTTGTCATTCACGTTTTTCTTAAGGACCAAAAAAgtcaaaacagtaaaaataaatgtttttatgaatattatactctttaaaggactagaaatgtaatttgtagcttaatgggccaatttttgggcttttcggcccataggctcaaaaattgcgaaaatatggTTTTCAAGGGATTGAAATGGTAAATTTCCCAAAACAGAGGGTAAAAAGGGTAAACAAAACTGTTACAGgggttaaaaatgatttttttccaaaaaggataaaaaatgtaagaatttcgaaatttgggccaaaattgtaaaagttgcgaaaagtttGGACTTTAACTGAAAAACTCTTTACTgaaggggctgaaactgccaaagagtaaattttgagctaaaaacaTTACTTAAACAAGTATATGGgtcaaaaatgtcaagaaaatgctTTAAGGGCCTAAAGtgtcttttttttaaaaaaaaatgagggactaaaattgtcatttttattaaagaagggctgaaaaggtcaaaaccaatattttgagtcaattattttattattaagatatttgggtTAAAAATATCAAATTACGACTTATGAAAATAGAATaattaatatacatatatttccaaatatcgttataaacaactGACCAACCTCGTGTCGTTACAAATTTAACAATTGTTCAATCAAACTTTCTGACATATAcaatacctaaaacaagtaaatattcaaatctttgggcttgaaagtttaaaatcatgcttattgggccttcgtgacccaaTAACATGACGTTTGGGCCCaacgataataataaatgtttattgggTCTCATGTAACCCAATTACATGCTAAAgagaccctcaatggctttcacatgctattgggccttagtggcccattagcattgctagtaaggtccaaataaatcaaatGTGAAATGGGTCAACGTGTCCTTCGTATACCCAACAGCCTTAAATAATACACGAAATTAGCAGGAccttgtaatcctcttctcctcgtttgttaggcttaccttcaattcagtaaacaaatacaggtcgTTAATCAATGGTAATCAAATTCAATTTGGAttcagtgagtaataacgggcggcACCTTTATGGGTCGTTTGTAgtatgtagttataatcaaagtctcctaaagggagagcgagagtttgtgtattgatctatacgggcatgactcccccacacctcagctgttcgctacagttagactcgggcAGTCTAGGGTGAAAAAATCTTAAGATTAATTCAGGCGTTcgttagaatgccaagacagacgaactagtcattatcatgcatggttataacgactcacataaataaatccaatactatCCGAGTAATCAAGGAAAACCATAATCATTCGTTGTGATGGTATAACAATTCGaaacaattatattatattatgttatcggaaaacatcgggtttttcgaggagatcaacaccattcacttgtacttttcaataactatcatgcaaaacttctcatttatacacgCTTTAAAATCACTCACGTACAaaactatggatcttcacactttggtataaataaatttcttttcataaaatatcggattttctgggttttataaactatacaaaacattttcaaaacaaccctgcttatgaactcaccaacattccatatgttgacgtttttcaaaataacttgtattcttaggtaacaggTAACCTGAGGAgtaataccaagtatgttagggtgttatgcttttgaaaactttcaaacaatttatgctatggatatgtaatgtttaaacaatgtacttgatgtgaacaatgtcagttgttatgtattaatgcatggtgaagtttatgttacgtttcatgtatattcattgtgatgatattcaatttgagtcacgcgagccctcggacgttttcgTTGtgtggttcgggggtgtgacagaaagacCATTCCTTTATGCATTAGTTATTTGTACTGTATTCATGTATTTGAAACAATTATGAGCTAGTGAATAAGAAAGCCCgttccttttttttgtttttgctttataACTTAAAAGTGTCCTCACATGTTTTTCCATGGATACTGATGTGAATTTGTGTTAGTAACAATCCAATCCCCTGCTTAAGAAcaataataatttaaataaaataaagtcACATCTCACAAAGAAAATGGTTTGAACAACAGAACAAGAATCATAAGGCCTTTCTTTTATATGTGTCAAGTTTTTGGAATGTAAAAATATTATGATGAGCTTAAAACTATTACTAAGTTGTTTACTTGTATAGTTATAGTGCGTGTATGTGtggttattttattttaatacttGATATATATGGTTTGTTGCATTGGAACAGGGGAAACTTAACCTTCTCACTGTTGCCAACATCTAACCTATGCATATCGTTTCTTGGAGATGATGGTGATGTAAAGCATCTTTCAAccttaagatatatatatatatatatatatatatatatatatatatatatatatatatatatatatatatatatatatatatatatatatatatatatatatatgactgcTCCTCTATCGATTGAGGGAATCTGCATATAATTCTGGTGGTCTTCCCATAATTCTCCATTCATAGTATAATTAACTTAGTTTTGTTATTCCAGATTCAAGATTGCATTGGACCTTTTACTTCAATAAAACACTAGAAATCAAGAACTTTATGAGAAGAAACGGGTTTCCATCTAATTTGGTTACTTACAACATGTTTTTGAATTATTATTGTGATGTATTGATGTTGGAAGAAGCTGAGAAGCTAATGAAGAGTATGGAACGAAGTGCACATCATGTAGGTAGCCAAGCATATTGCCTTTAAAAGTGTTGGGTTTAATGGTCTTTATTATGCTTGGAAGATTTGAAAGTTCATTGTCATTAGTTGTAATTAGTTGTAAGGATTTTGTAAGTTTATATATGGTGCTGCCATATTTTTGGTCTTTTTGTTTCCGTTTGTAATATGTACATTCCCAGCCATTAATGGGGTTGTTTATTATAATAAAACTCTTATTTCAAATATCAAAAAGACTATGTTGATTACTGGATACGGTTACTGTTGCATTATACTTATTAACAACATTATATTTGTTGCATTATACTTGTTGCATTATACCTATTAACATAATTACACTTTCAACTCATTGTAAAAGTCTTAATAAGGCATTAATTTCTAACAAATAATAGCAGCTTAAGTTTATATTTAACACCTATACTACATACTTTCTTTTTCAACCCTATAACAGCAGCTTACTATTATTTTTTAACCGACAATATTATTGTACTTTCACTTTTACCCATACTACCCATGtcctttcatttttaatatataatagcaTCATACATTCCTTTTTTACACATAATAGCATCGTACATTTATTTTTCACACATAATACCCCCGTATTTCATATTTTACACATAATAGTATCATATTTACATTTTTTACACAAAATACCCCCACACTTTCATATTTTACACATAATAGTATCATGTTTTCACTTTTTACACAAAATACCCCATACTTTCATATTTTACACTTAATAGCATTAACCATTCAAAATTTTCATTCCAAAATAGCAACTTACAAGATTTATGTCCAaaactggaaaaaaaaaacaattaaccaAAACTAGTAAAAAGAATAATCAACCAAAACTGGAAAAACTGGACAATTAACTAAAACAAAATGTCATGAACCATCTAGATTTTTCACTTTCTCACATCAACTACATATCTCATCAATTTTTTTCTTACAACGATTCATCTACTTATGACATGAAAATataaatagatataaatatatgAACTCTAAAATCATGAAAAAGTAAGTTAATACTATGAGTACCTTTCTTTTAGAACAACTAGTAGCATAATGACCCAATCCTTGACATTAAGAGCATGTTCGTTTTTTTGGCACTTCTAAAGAAGACTTGATTCTACTAGAAATTTTAAGACGCCCTTTTGTGTTAGTTGGACAAGGGGATCTCGAACAGATAACTGAGGCATCATATCAACTTGTGAAATTCTCACACAAGAACCTTGAGATACGTTCTCAACTGATATAGGTTTTTTTTGAATTGCTTGTTCTTGTAAGAGCTTTATCAATATGTTATTTACATTTTATATTTCTAGAGGGGAGTCTTTTGCTTGTTCAATTACTTTATTAAAATTTGAACGGGCACACCATAACGTGTAAGCACTAACTccatttttgttatttatttcttCGAGTCCGATGCTACGTTTACCCACCTTATATCTAGCATTAAGGGTCCACCGAGGTAAAATGTAGTGACTCGAAAGTGTGTCAACATGCCTCTTCTTCATCACACATAGACTATGTTTGCATAAAATCCCATATGTCTCATACTTAGCACAAGAACATGTGACATGCATCTTGTTTAACAAACAAAAGCTAACAATCTGtcaatatttttttgtcaacGTCCAGTTTCCCAACTCAATATTGGATTTCTTCTGTACTTTTGCTTAGAGCCTCATACGTTAAATTGCTAGTAgcttctatccattcttttttgaAAATCTCAAAAACCTTTCGAGTATAACACTCGCCTGCTTTTGCTTCAATTGGATGTATTGAGGAAAGAATCGGCCTCGAGTTCATAGTTTtgaaatcttcatcttctttggCGGCCCTTCGTGACGAAACTGCTTTGTCATATTGTATTAAAAAATCATTCAACATGGTACTCAAGTTAACAAAATCATCAAAAAATGAATTAATACTCTCACTTCGTCCACTTATTGTCATACCGGCCAAGAAAATATCCTTTAAAAAAGCTTTAGCCCAATGTATTCGTTGGTTATACATATCAGTTATCCAACAATTGTTTTCGAGTTTATACTTATCACGTATAACTTCCCACCTCGTTTCAAATTCTTCAATTGTGTCACTCATTACCCAttctttatatgattcttgaaaatcaCTATAACGGGAAACGTATGGTCGGAGGTGCTCCAATTCATGCTTTTTTATATGCCATGCACAAAAGCGATGTTGAACGTTTGGAAACACTTTTTTTATTGCATTACCCATAGCTTTGTCTTGATAAGTAATAATAGAATTTGGATACTTGCTAAACATACATTTTAGGAAATGCTCAAACAACCATACAAAAGTTTCTTCCTTTTCATTTTCTAGCAACGCTCCACCAAAAAGTATAGACTGCCCATGATGGTTCACCACAGTAAATGGAGCAAAAAGCATCTTGAATTTATTTATCATATAagtgacatcaaacacaacatctCCAAATTTAGTAAAATCGTCTCTTGATCTTCCATCcgcccaaaaaatatttttaggatGCCCGTCACTGCACAAATCCACAACATAATACTGATCATTATCCATCAATGCTTTATCTTGTAGATGTTTAATTAGTCCATAGAACTCCCTTCCTCTGTTGTGTTTTCGTTGCTCAGATAATACATCAACGCATTGTTTTGAAGTTACATCAACTTCATTTGAGGTTTTCATTGTATTAATGGCCTTTTTAATTTGAGAAGGTTTCAACCCTAATTGATTAAGTTGCACCATGAGAGTGTACGGTGGAACTTCGCATGAGACCGATGTTTCATCACCTTCGTTAGTGTGATGCTCAATTCATGATTGTGTGTGTCGTCAAACAAGTCCATAAACCATTTCCCATCCTTCTTTTTTGAAATTTGAAGCATTGGCTTACATCCGACTCTAACTTCTCTACGACATTTTTTCTCATTTCCACTTGAAATATTACCGTCCTCCCGTTTAAAACCTTCTTTGTCGCATACAATTATCTTTCGATAAGGTTCATTTGTTTCCTTATTTTTGTATGTAGTATGAATACGTATACCAAATCCAAGTACAAATGCATAATCATTATAGAAGGCGTACGCTTCGCCGGTTGTATCGAAAACCTTTCCCAAAATGTTTTCATCATTAACTTCATCTTTGTCACAATCAACGATCACATCGACCCAATTTATTTTTTCAGATTCATATGTTGCTATTGACAAACCGACTACCTGAGTTTCATTCATTATGTACTGCACAAATAGAAACAATTGATACTAATCAGACAATAGTAAtggcaaaaaaattaaaaaaaaacttcaatATAAAAACTAGAATTGAATGGTAAATTAAAATAATCAGCAATAATGAAAAAA encodes:
- the LOC111902317 gene encoding protein FAR1-RELATED SEQUENCE 5-like, producing MKTSNEVDVTSKQCVDVLSEQRKHNRGREFYGLIKHLQDKALMDNDQYYVVDLCSDGHPKNIFWADGRSRDDFTKFGDVVFDVTYMINKFKMLFAPFTVVNHHGQSILFGGALLENEKEETFVWLFEHFLKCMFSKYPNSIITYQDKAMGNAIKKVFPNVQHRFCAWHIKKHELEHLRPYVSRYSDFQESYKEWVMSDTIEEFETRWEVIRDKYKLENNCWITDMYNQRIHWAKAFLKDIFLAGMTISGRSESINSFFDDFVNLSTMLNDFLIQYDKAVSSRRAAKEDEDFKTMNSRPILSSIHPIEAKAGECYTRKVFEIFKKEWIEATSNLTYEALSKSTEEIQY